Part of the Streptomyces sp. WMMC500 genome is shown below.
GCGACGGCGAGACGGAGGCCGACCGCGAGCAGCGCCTCACCTCCCTCGCCGAGGCGGGCTACAACCCGGTGATCGGCGTCGGCTTCGCGTACGGCAAGTCGGTCAACAAGGTCGCCAAGGAATTCCCCGACACCACCTTCGCCGTCATAGACGAGGCGTCCCAGGGGAAGAACGTGGCCGGCGTCACCTTCGCCGAGCACGAGGGCTCGTACCTTGCGGGTGTGGCCGCCGCGACGAAGAGCAAGACCGGCAAGGTCGGCTTCATCGGCGGCGTGCACAACAACCTGATCAAGAAGTTCGAGGCCGGCTTCGTCCAGGGCGCCAAGGAGACGAACCCCGACATCGAGATCGACGTCAAGTACCTCTACGAGAGCGACCTCAAGGGCTTCCAGGACCCGCTGCGCGCCAAGGGCATCGCCGAGGGCATGCTCGACGCCGACACGGACGTCATCTACAGCGCCGCCGGGCTGTCGGGCACGGGCTCGATCGAGGCCGTGGCCGCCCAGGACGGCGCGTGGGCGATCGGCGTCGACTCCGACCAGTACCGCGACAAGGCCCTGACGGACTACAAGGACTCGATCCTGACGTCCGTGGTCAAGAACGTCGACGTGGCCGTCTACGACGTGATCAAGAGCGTCGAGGACGGCAAGCCGCTCACCGGCGACCAGACGTTCGCGCTCAAGGACGACGGCGTGAGCCTCGCCACCTCCGGCGGGTTCATCGACGACATCCAGGGCGAGATCGACGCGGCCAAGAAGAAGATCGCCGACGGCGAGATCATGGTCAGCGACACTCCCTGAGCACGGTACGTGTCCCGGGGTCCGGTGGACGGTGGGAGCCGCCCGTCCACCGGACCCCGTACATCTGCCTCCGGACTACGCGCGTAGCGTGATATGCCGTAACTCGCGTCACGTAACTCGCGTCTCCCGGACGGCGCTTCGGTACGTCCGCCGCCCCGCATCCACCGCCCTCGACCAGGAGTGTGCGCCATCACAGCCCCCAGCAGCAGCTCCACGGCAGCGGACCCGCCCGCCGGCGCCGCCGCCGTCGAGCTCCACGGCATCACGAAACGCTTCCCCGGCGTCGTCGCCAACCACGACATCGACATCACCGTGCGCCGCGGCACCGTGCACGCCCTCGTCGGCGAGAACGGCGCGGGCAAGTCGACCCTGATGAAGATCCTCTACGGCATGCAGAAGCCGGACGAGGGCACCATCACCCTCGACGGCGAGCAGGTCACGTTCGCCAGCCCCGCCGAGGCCATCGCGCGCGGCATCGGCATGGTGCACCAGCACTTCATGCTCGCCGACAACCTCACCGTGCTGGAGAACACCGTCCTGGGCAGCGAGAAGCTGCACGGCATCGGCGACCGGGCGCGCGCGCGGATCGCGGAGCTGTCGGACGCGTACGGCCTCGGCATCCGCCCCGACGTGCTGGTCGAGGACCTCGGCGTCGCCGACCGGCAGCGGGTGGAGATCCTCAAGGTCCTCTACCGCGGCGCCCGCACGCTCATCCTCGACGAGCCCACCGCCGTCCTCGTCCCGCAGGAGGTCGACGCGCTCTTCGACAACCTGCGCGGGCTGAAGGCCGAGGGCCTGACCGTGCTGTTCATCTCGCACAAGCTCGGCGAAGTCCTCGCCGTCGCCGACGACATCACCGTCATCCGGCGCGGCACGACGGTCGCCGCCGTCAAGCCCGCGGACGTCACGTCCAAGCAGCTCGCCGAGCTGATGGTGGGCAGCGAGCTGCCCACCCCGGAGACCCGCGAGTCGACGGTCACGGACATACCGATGCTGCGCGTCAGCGACCTGCACCTGTCGGCCGTCGACGCCGACGGCGTACCGCGCGAGGTACTGGACCGCATCTCCTTCACCATCCACAAGGGCGAGGTGCTGGGCATCGCCGGCGTGGAGGGCAACGGCCAGTCCGAACTGGTCGAGGCCATCATGGGGCTGCGCGACCCGGACGACGGACGCATCGTGCTGGACGGCGCGGACATCAGCCACGCCGCCACCCGCAAGCGCCGCGAGGGCGGCATCGGCTACATCCCCGAGGACCGCCAGCGGCACGGCCTGCTGCTGGAGGCCCCGCTGTGGGAGAACCGCATCCTCGGCCACACCACGGAACGCCCCAACAGCCGCGGCATGCTCATCGACGCCGCCGCGGCCCGCAGGGACACCAGGCGGATCGTCGAGGAGTACGACGTCCGCACCCCCGGCATCGACGTGACCGCCGCCTCGCTCTCCGGCGGCAACCAGCAGAAGCTGATCGTCGGCCGGGAGATGAGCCACCGGCCGAAGCTGCTCATCGCCGCCCACCCCACGCGCGGCGTGGACGTGGGCGCGCAGGCGGAGATCTGGGAGCAGATCCGCGAGGCCCGCCGCGAGGGCCTCGCGGTGCTGCTGATCTCCGCGGACCTGGACGAGCTGATCGGCCTCTCCGACACGCTGCGGGTGATGTACCGCGGGCGGCTGGTCGCCGACGCGGACCCGGCGGCGATCACGCCGGAGGAACTGGGCAGCGCGATGACGGGTGCGGCGAGCGGCCACCTGGAGGACGACGCGGCGCCGCGGGACGCGCGCGCAAACGGTGCCTCCGGCGACGGCGACGGTGAAGGCGACGACGGGCAGGGCGGAGGCCGTACGCGATGAAACGCCTCGACAGGGACAAGCTGATCACGGCGGTCGGCGCCCCGGTGCTCGCGGTCTTCGCCGCGCTGGTGCTGACCTCGCTGATCATCCTGATCTCCGGGAAGGACCCGTTCCGGGCCTACCAGGTCATGATCGAGTTCGGCACGACCGACCGCAGCGCCGTCTACATCGTCAACAAGTCGACGATGTTCTTCCTCTCGGCGCTGGCCGTGGCCATCGGCTTCCGGATGAACCTCTTCAACATCGGCGTCGACGGCCAGTACCGCATCGCGGCCTTCTTCGCCGCGGCCGTCGGCGGCGCGCTGTCGCTGCCGGGCATCATCCAGATCCCGCTGATCATCCTGGTCGCCATGGGCGTCGGCGCGATCTGGGCGGGCATCGCGGGCGTGCTGCGCACCACCCGCGGCGTCAGCGAGGTCATCACGACGATCATGCTCAACTCGATCGCCGGCGCCGTCATCGGCTACTACCTCACCGCGGGCCGCCTCGGCGAGAAGGACGGGAACCTCACCCACACCCCGAACATCCCGGAGTCCAGCCACATCTTCATGTTCGGCACCTCGGTCGGGGACATCAACGGCTTCGTCGTCCTCGCCGTGCTCGCCGGCGTCCTGTACTGGTTCGTCCTCAACCGCACCCGGTTCGGCTTCGACCTGCGCAGCGTCGGCCGGTCCGAGACGGCCGCCGCCGCCAGCGGCGTGGACGTCAAACGCATGGTCGTCACCAGCATGGTGCTCTCCGGCGCCGTCGCCGGCCTGGTCGGGATGCCGACGCTGCTCGGCGAGTCGTACAACTACGGCACCGACTTCCCGCTCGGCGTCGGCTTCACCGGCATCGCCATCGCCCTCCTCGGCCGCAACCACCCGGTCGGCATCGCGCTCGGCGCGCTGCTGTGGGCGTTCCTGGAGCGCACCGGCACGCAGCTCGAGTTCGAGGGCTACGACCAGAAGATCGTCGAGGTCATCAAGGGCATCATCGTGCTCTGCGTCGTCATCGCCTACGAGGTGGTCCGCCGCTGGGCGCTGCGGGACCAGCAGCGGCGCGTCGGCGAGGAACTCGCCCAGGCACGTAGGACCGAGAAGGCGGAGGTGGGCGCGTGAGCACGGTGACCAAGACGGGCGCCGTCACGCCCGCCGGCCGACCGCCGGCCGACGGCGGGAAGCGGCGGCTCGGCCTGCCGCAGGTGCTCCTGCTGATCGCCGCCGGCCTGCTGCTGCTGTCCGCGGTACGCGCGATCACCGACACCACCAACCTCACCGCCTCCGCGCAGATCGGCGGCGCGCTCGCGCTCGCCGTGCCGATCGGCCTGGCCGGCCTCGGCGGGCTGTGGGCGGAGCGGTCCGGCGTCATCAACATCGGCCTCGAAGGCATGATGATCCTCGGCACGTTCTTCGCCGGCTGGATCGGCTGGCAGCACGGGCCGTGGGCCGGCGCGCTCGCCGGGGTGATCGGCGGGGCGCTGGGCGGTCTCGTGCACGCGATGGCGACGGTCACGTTCGGCGTCGACCACATCGTCTCCGGTGTGGCGATCAACATCCTCGCGCTCGGCGCCACCCAGTACATGGCGAAGATCTTCTTCGCGGACGGGGACGCCCTGGAGGCCGGCGGCACGGACAAGCAGTCGCCCCAAGTCGACGACATGCACACGTTCTCCCTCCCAGGACTCTCCGACTGGCTCGGGGACCTGGAGGAGAAACACTGGTTCTTCCTCTCCGACACCGCGGGCATCCTGCGCGGGCTCACCCACGACGTGTCGTACCTGATCCTGGTCGCCGCGCTGCTGTTCGTGCTCACGTACTTCGTGCTGTGGCGCTCGGCGTTCGGGCTGCGGCTGCGGTCCTGCGGCGAGAACCCGGTCGCCGCCGAGTCGCTGGGCGTGAACGTCTACCTGTACAAGTACGCGGCGCTGGCCGTCTCCGGCGCGCTCGCCGGGCTGGGCGGGGCGTTCCTCGTCACGTTCACCCACATCTACCTGGAGGGCCAGACCGGCGGCCGCGGCTACATCGGCCTGGCCTCGATGATCTTCGGCAACTGGCGCCCCGGCGGCACGGCGATGGCGGCCGGGCTCTTCGGCTTCACCGACAGCCTCCAGTTGCGCGGCGGCGGCGAGGCCGTGCACGCGCTGTTCCTGCTGCTGGCGGTGCTCCTCGCGGCGTACGCGGTGTGGAAGTACGTACGCGGCGGCGCCCGGGCGGCGATAGCGGCGGGCGTCGCGGCGGTGCTCCTCGGAGTGCTGTACGCGACCACGGACGCGGTGCCGCGCGAGGTCGTGGAGGCCACGCCGTACGTCACCACGCTGGTGGTGCTGGCGGTCTTCGCGCAGCGGCTGCGGGTGCCCAAGTGGATCGGCAAGCGCTACCGAAGGGGAGAGAGCACGTGACGTCGCAGGAGGCCGAGCGCTGGGAGGCGCTGCGGCGGGCGGCCCGGGACGCGATGTCCCGGGCGTACGCCCCGTACTCGGACTATCCCGTGGGCGCCGCGGCGCTCGTGGACGACGGCCGCACGGTCGTCGGCTGCAACGTGGAGAACGCCTCGTACGGCGTCACGCTGTGCGCCGAGTGCGGCCTCGTCTCCGCACTGCACGCCACCGGGGGCGGCCGGCTCACGCACTTCACCTGCGTCAACGGCGAGGAGCAGCTCATCCTGCCGTGCGGGCGCTGCCGCCAGTTGCTCAGCGAGCACGGCGGCCCTGAGCTGCTGCTCGACACCCCGGCGGGCATCCGGCCGCTGGCCGAGCTGCTGCCGGAGGCCTTCGGCCCGTTCGAGCTGAGCAGGTCCCGCGGGGCCGGCAAGCCCCGGAGCGGAGGATCGCAGAACTGATGGACGCCATCTCCGTCATCCGCGCCAAGCGCGACCGCGAGCGGCTGACCGACGAGCAGATCGACTGGGTCGTGGCGGCGTACACCCGCGGCGAGGTCGCCGACGAGCAGATGTCCGCGCTGGCCATGGCGATACTGCTCAACGGCATGGACCGCGACGAGATCGCCCGCTGGACCGCGGCGATGATCGCCTCCGGCGAGCGGATGGACTTCACCGCCCTGCCGCGCCCGACGGCCGACAAGCACTCGACGGGCGGCATCGGCGACAAGATCACGCTGCCGCTGGCGCCGCTGGTCGCCGCCTGCGGGGCTGCGGTGCCGCAGTTGTCGGGCCGCGGCCTCGGCCACACCGGCGGCACGCTCGACAAGCTGGAGTCCGTCCCGGGCTGGCGGGCCTCGCTGTCGAACGACGAGATGATGGCGATCCTGCGCGACGTCGGCGCCGTGATCTGCGCCCCGGGCACGGGCCTCGCGCCGGCCGACCGCAAGCTGTACGCGCTGCGGGACGTGACGGGGACGGTGGAGTCGATCCCGCTCATCGCGTCCTCGATCATGTCGAAGAAGATCGCCGAGGGCACGGGCGCGCTGGTGCTGGACGTGAAGGTCGGCTCGGGCGCGTTCATGAAGGACCTGGACACGGCGCGGGAGCTGGCGGCGACGATGGTGGGCCTGGGCAACGACCACGGGCTGCGCACCGTGGCGCTGCTCACCGACATGTCCACGCCGCTGGGGCTGACGGCGGGCAACGCGCTGGAGGTGCGCGAGTCGCTGGAGGTCCTGGCGGGGGGCGGCCCGGCGGACGTGGTGGAGCTGACGCTCGCGCTGGCCACGGAGATGCTGACGGCGGCGGGCCTGCCGGACGCGGACCCGGCGGGAGCGCTGGCGGACGGCTCCGCGATGGACGTCTGGCGCCGCATGATCACCGCCCAGGGCGGCGACCCGTCGGCCCCGCTCCCCACGGCCCGCGAGACCCACACGGTCCCGGCCCCGGCGACGGGCGTCCTCACGCGCCTGGACGCCTACGCGGTGGGCCTGGCGGCCTGGCGCCTGGGCGCGGGCCGCGCCCGCAAGGAGGACCCGGTCCAGGCGGCGGCGGGCGTGGAACTCCACGCGAAGCCGGGCACGTCTGTGTCGGCGGGCCAGCCGCTGCTGACCCTGCACACGGACACGCCGGACCGCATCCCGGAGGCGCTGGCGGCGCTGGAGTCGGCGTACGAGGTGGCGCCGCCGGGGGCGGCGGTGGCGCGGGGGCCGTTGATCCTGGACAGGCTGGACTGAGCGCGGGGCGTCAACACGGCCGACGGCCGCTCGCCCGTGCGAGTGAGATAACCGGATATGCCCATGGCATATCCGGTTATCTCACTAGCGTTCCGACCATGGTCAACTCCCCACACGAGACGCACCATCGGGCCTTTCAGCGGGTCCCGGAGTTATTCACGAGCGCCTTCAGGCTGCTCGATCTACCGGTGCCTGGCGAGGCGGTGGTCACGGCGATCGACAGCGACGTCACGGAGGTACGGCCGGTAGAGCGCCACGTGGACACGCTGCTGCGGCTGGAGTTCCCGGACGGCGCCACCTACCTGCTGCTGGTCGAAGCTCAGATGGTCTGGAAAAGACCCCGGCTGCGAAGATCTGGAGGAATTTCGTGGAGACCGGATTGTTTTCCTTTCGCAGCTACGTCGCCGAAGGACTACGCGATGAGGGTCGCGCGTCCAGCGTTCTCCGGGTGCTGGAGGCCCGCGGCATCCCCGTGGATGACACCACACGCGAACGCATCACCAGCCGCACCGACAGGGCCGTGCTCGACACCTGGCTCGTCAGGGCCATCACCGCCACCACCGCCGACGACCTCTTCGCCGACCCGGCCGAAGACTGACACCCGCGCCGGGCGGCCGGTGGGGATCCCGCCGGCCCGCCCGGTCACCGCGCGTCCAGGCGCTCCCGCGGCCCGACTCCCGTACAGCCTCGTCGGGTCGCATTCTCGTCGTCCGGTGCCGCGGGCGATGAGTTCCGGGTCTTGCGGGAGTCACAGGGTCAGGAGCGCCGGGAGGCCGGCGTGTTCGGATCCGGAGGCGGCGCATGGCAAAGCTCATCTACTCGATGGTCACCTCGCTCGACGGCTACGCCGAGGCCGCCGAGGGCGACCTCGGCACCGGGGCCGGGGACCCGGAGGTGCACACGTTCGTCAACGATCTCTTCCGGCCCGTCGGCACGTACCTCTACGGCCGGCGGATGTACGAGACGATGGTCTACTGGGAGACCGCCCACACCGAGCCCGACCAGCCGCCGCACATCCTGCAGTACGCCCGCGACTGGCAGGCCGCCGAGAAGGTCGTGTACTCCACGACGCTGGAGTCCGTGTCCAGCGCGAAGACCAGGATCGAGCGGTCCTTCGACCCGGACGCGGTGCGCCGGCTCAAGGCGGAGGCCGAGGCCGACCTCACCGTCGACGGCCCGAACCTCGCGGCCCAGGCGATCAGGGCCGGCCTGGTGGACGAGTACCACCTGTTCATGACCACGAGCGTCGTCGGCGGCGGCAAGCGGTTCTTCCCCGACGGCGTACGCCTCGATCTCGACCTGGTCGAGCAGCGCGCCTTCGACAGCGGCCTGATCTACGCGCACTACCGGACCCGCTGAACGAGGACGTCATCGTCCGGACGGCCCAGGCTCCCGGTGTCACGGGCACCGCGCGCCGACGGGTCGCCGTTTTTCTGAGGGGGGACGGACGGGTGAGCCGTGCCGGCGCCGCGTGCGGCCGGGGCGGGTGTGTCGCGGAAGAGCCAGGGCAGCCGGGGCTGGACGACGGGCCGGGCGAGGCGGCGTACCGGGGGCGAGCCGAGGGCGGCGGACAGGGCCACGGCGAGGGCCACGACGAGTGCCTGCTCGTGCCAGGGGCCCACCCAGTCCATTCCCCACCAGCGCAGCACCGGGCGCAGAACCAGCGGATGCAGCACGTAGATGTACATGCCCCCGGCGCC
Proteins encoded:
- a CDS encoding BMP family ABC transporter substrate-binding protein, whose amino-acid sequence is MRRVTKIAAAGVATAALAFTSAACSSDSGSSDKGVGLAFDVGGRSDASFNESAARGYDKAKKEFDLGGKELTARDGETEADREQRLTSLAEAGYNPVIGVGFAYGKSVNKVAKEFPDTTFAVIDEASQGKNVAGVTFAEHEGSYLAGVAAATKSKTGKVGFIGGVHNNLIKKFEAGFVQGAKETNPDIEIDVKYLYESDLKGFQDPLRAKGIAEGMLDADTDVIYSAAGLSGTGSIEAVAAQDGAWAIGVDSDQYRDKALTDYKDSILTSVVKNVDVAVYDVIKSVEDGKPLTGDQTFALKDDGVSLATSGGFIDDIQGEIDAAKKKIADGEIMVSDTP
- a CDS encoding ABC transporter ATP-binding protein, which codes for MTAPSSSSTAADPPAGAAAVELHGITKRFPGVVANHDIDITVRRGTVHALVGENGAGKSTLMKILYGMQKPDEGTITLDGEQVTFASPAEAIARGIGMVHQHFMLADNLTVLENTVLGSEKLHGIGDRARARIAELSDAYGLGIRPDVLVEDLGVADRQRVEILKVLYRGARTLILDEPTAVLVPQEVDALFDNLRGLKAEGLTVLFISHKLGEVLAVADDITVIRRGTTVAAVKPADVTSKQLAELMVGSELPTPETRESTVTDIPMLRVSDLHLSAVDADGVPREVLDRISFTIHKGEVLGIAGVEGNGQSELVEAIMGLRDPDDGRIVLDGADISHAATRKRREGGIGYIPEDRQRHGLLLEAPLWENRILGHTTERPNSRGMLIDAAAARRDTRRIVEEYDVRTPGIDVTAASLSGGNQQKLIVGREMSHRPKLLIAAHPTRGVDVGAQAEIWEQIREARREGLAVLLISADLDELIGLSDTLRVMYRGRLVADADPAAITPEELGSAMTGAASGHLEDDAAPRDARANGASGDGDGEGDDGQGGGRTR
- a CDS encoding ABC transporter permease, translating into MKRLDRDKLITAVGAPVLAVFAALVLTSLIILISGKDPFRAYQVMIEFGTTDRSAVYIVNKSTMFFLSALAVAIGFRMNLFNIGVDGQYRIAAFFAAAVGGALSLPGIIQIPLIILVAMGVGAIWAGIAGVLRTTRGVSEVITTIMLNSIAGAVIGYYLTAGRLGEKDGNLTHTPNIPESSHIFMFGTSVGDINGFVVLAVLAGVLYWFVLNRTRFGFDLRSVGRSETAAAASGVDVKRMVVTSMVLSGAVAGLVGMPTLLGESYNYGTDFPLGVGFTGIAIALLGRNHPVGIALGALLWAFLERTGTQLEFEGYDQKIVEVIKGIIVLCVVIAYEVVRRWALRDQQRRVGEELAQARRTEKAEVGA
- a CDS encoding ABC transporter permease — protein: MSTVTKTGAVTPAGRPPADGGKRRLGLPQVLLLIAAGLLLLSAVRAITDTTNLTASAQIGGALALAVPIGLAGLGGLWAERSGVINIGLEGMMILGTFFAGWIGWQHGPWAGALAGVIGGALGGLVHAMATVTFGVDHIVSGVAINILALGATQYMAKIFFADGDALEAGGTDKQSPQVDDMHTFSLPGLSDWLGDLEEKHWFFLSDTAGILRGLTHDVSYLILVAALLFVLTYFVLWRSAFGLRLRSCGENPVAAESLGVNVYLYKYAALAVSGALAGLGGAFLVTFTHIYLEGQTGGRGYIGLASMIFGNWRPGGTAMAAGLFGFTDSLQLRGGGEAVHALFLLLAVLLAAYAVWKYVRGGARAAIAAGVAAVLLGVLYATTDAVPREVVEATPYVTTLVVLAVFAQRLRVPKWIGKRYRRGEST
- a CDS encoding cytidine deaminase gives rise to the protein MTSQEAERWEALRRAARDAMSRAYAPYSDYPVGAAALVDDGRTVVGCNVENASYGVTLCAECGLVSALHATGGGRLTHFTCVNGEEQLILPCGRCRQLLSEHGGPELLLDTPAGIRPLAELLPEAFGPFELSRSRGAGKPRSGGSQN
- a CDS encoding thymidine phosphorylase, translating into MDAISVIRAKRDRERLTDEQIDWVVAAYTRGEVADEQMSALAMAILLNGMDRDEIARWTAAMIASGERMDFTALPRPTADKHSTGGIGDKITLPLAPLVAACGAAVPQLSGRGLGHTGGTLDKLESVPGWRASLSNDEMMAILRDVGAVICAPGTGLAPADRKLYALRDVTGTVESIPLIASSIMSKKIAEGTGALVLDVKVGSGAFMKDLDTARELAATMVGLGNDHGLRTVALLTDMSTPLGLTAGNALEVRESLEVLAGGGPADVVELTLALATEMLTAAGLPDADPAGALADGSAMDVWRRMITAQGGDPSAPLPTARETHTVPAPATGVLTRLDAYAVGLAAWRLGAGRARKEDPVQAAAGVELHAKPGTSVSAGQPLLTLHTDTPDRIPEALAALESAYEVAPPGAAVARGPLILDRLD
- a CDS encoding dihydrofolate reductase family protein, which translates into the protein MAKLIYSMVTSLDGYAEAAEGDLGTGAGDPEVHTFVNDLFRPVGTYLYGRRMYETMVYWETAHTEPDQPPHILQYARDWQAAEKVVYSTTLESVSSAKTRIERSFDPDAVRRLKAEAEADLTVDGPNLAAQAIRAGLVDEYHLFMTTSVVGGGKRFFPDGVRLDLDLVEQRAFDSGLIYAHYRTR